A stretch of the Macaca thibetana thibetana isolate TM-01 chromosome X, ASM2454274v1, whole genome shotgun sequence genome encodes the following:
- the NAP1L2 gene encoding nucleosome assembly protein 1-like 2, whose protein sequence is MAESANHKELSESSQQEAGNQIMVEGPGEHPERGEDAAAGLGDDGKCGEEAAAGLGEEGENGEDTAAGSGEDGKKGEDTDKDSDPDRPKGLIGYVLDTDFVESLPVKVKYRVLALKKLQTRAANLESKFLREFHDIERKFAEMYQPLLEKRRQIINAIYEPTEEECEYKSDSEDYDDEEMCDEEMYGNEEGMVHEYVDEDDGYEDYYYDYAVEEEEEEDEDEDDIEATGEENKEEEDPKGIPDFWLTVLKNVDTLTPLIKKYDEPILKLLTDIKVKLSDPGEPLSFTLEFHFKPNEYFKNELLTKTYVLKSKLAYYDPHPYRGTAIEYSTGCEIDWNEGKNVTLKTIKKKQKHRIWGTIRTVTEDFPKDSFFNFFSPHGITSNGRDGNDDFLLGHNLRTYIIPRSVLFFSGDALESQQEGVVREVNDAIYDKIIYDNWMAAIEEVKACCKNLEALVEDIDR, encoded by the coding sequence ATGGCCGAGTCAGCGAACCACAAGGAGCTGTCAGAATCCAGTCAGCAAGAGGCTGGTAATCAGATAATGGTGGAAGGGCCCGGGGAACATCCGGAGCGCGGTGAAGATGCCGCTGCTGGGCTTGGAGATGATGGGAAGTGCGGTGAAGAAGCCGCAGCTGGGCTCggggaagaaggggaaaatggTGAAGATACTGCGGCTGGGTCCGGGGAAGATGGGAAAAAAGGTGAAGATACTGATAAGGACTCAGACCCAGACCGTCCAAAAGGACTTATCGGTTATGTTTTAGATACAGACTTTGTTGAAAGTCTACCTGTGAAAGTTAAGTACCGTGTGTTAGCCCTTAAAAAGCTTCAAACTAGAGCGGCCAATTTAGAATCCAAATTCCTGAGGGAATTTCATGACATTGAAAGAAAGTTTGCTGAAATGTACCAACCCTTACTGGAAAAAAGACGTCAGATCATCAATGCAATCTATGAACCTACAGAAGAGGAATGTGAATATAAATCAGACTCTGAGGACTATGATGATGAGGAAATGTGTGATGAAGAGATGTATGGTAATGAGGAGGGTATGGTACATGAGTATGTGGATGAGGATGATGGTTATGAGGACTATTATTATGATTATGCtgttgaggaggaggaggaggaggatgaggatgaggatgacaTTGAGGCTACTggagaagagaataaagaagaggAGGATCCTAAGGGAATTCCTGATTTTTGGCTGACTGTTTTAAAAAACGTTGATACACTCACTCCTTTGATTAAGAAATATGATGAGCCTATTCTGAAGCTCCTGACAGATATTAAAGTTAAGCTTTCAGATCCTGGCGAGCCCCTCAGTTTCACACTAGAATTTCACTTCAAACCCaatgaatatttcaaaaatgagTTGTTGACAAAGACCTATGTACTGAAGTCAAAGCTAGCATATTATGATCCCCATCCCTATAGGGGAACTGCGATTGAGTATTCCACAGGCTGTGAGATAGAttggaatgaaggaaagaatgtcACTTTGAAAACcatcaagaagaaacagaaacatcGAATCTGGGGAACGATCCGAACTGTAACTGAAGATTTTCCCAAGgattcatttttcaattttttctctcCTCATGGAATCACCTCAAATGGAAGGGATGGAAATGATGATTTTTTACTTGGTCACAATTTACGTACTTACATAATTCCAAGATCAGTATTATTTTTCTCAGGTGATGCACTTGAATCTCAGCAGGAGGGGGTAGTTAGAGAAGTTAATGATGCAATTTATGACAAAATTATTTATGATAATTGGATGGCTGCAATTGAGGAAGTTAAAGCTTGTTGCAAAAACCTTGAGGCATTAGTTGAAGACATTGATCGTTAG